Proteins from a single region of Phyllopteryx taeniolatus isolate TA_2022b chromosome 10, UOR_Ptae_1.2, whole genome shotgun sequence:
- the LOC133484534 gene encoding LON peptidase N-terminal domain and RING finger protein 3-like, with protein sequence MSPSNKPAAMGTERESMLQLAAEAFQAKNFDLAAEIYECQLAALGDVASRRQELTVRRADALAYGGKFAEAFVAYRQAAEMERLRPAHLSNLVDYLTSITKLDNAGDRREGAEAGAAATACPCSGATGCGGQDFSCRICLSSLFEPVTLSCGHCFCKKCLEKDKKETEVVCKECGLSSGVAVHGYRVNVVLSNLLAKWFPRVYRAGRLRREGNGLYSEKKVQEALEKYNQAISISPTDHILFSNRSQIHSSLKHYEKALRDAEMACRLMPLWSKGHVRKAQALVSLGRSEEALREYLLCLSIEPDCRLARNEANKLLSDLFAPVTYQVPEHISDFPNIVSSRGRMKSSVSAPSQLFGPGPLPLELSVTPTAPGAGRLDCSEVKVQDDSKMDHCLLHARKRRITKECEEEQGAKGNSVAHKRLKSESAVANNLLTSAVGDILAPTDLECSLCMRLLYEPVTTPCGHTFCLQCLKRCLDHNPKCPLCKEELSEYLVQRQYCKTALMENLIARYLPCELMERQKLHDEEMAELSNLNKNVPIFVCTMAFPTVPCPLHIFEPCYRLMIRRCMETGTNCFGMCLGDDLKGFADYGCLLEIRDVTFFSDGRSVVDTIGRRRFKVIQHSERDGYNTADIEYLEDVKVEGLAVGELQSLHDTVYDQALVWVNSLKTEQKERIEGHFGPIPEKDSELQASPNGPSWCWWLLAVLPLEGRAQLPFLAITSLKDRLSGIRKVLLFMACSRHRGHAVGQRS encoded by the exons ATGAGCCCCTCTAACAAGCCGGCCGCCATGGGGACAGAGCGCGAGAGTATGCTGCAGCTCGCCGCAGAAGCCTTCCAGGCGAAAAACTTCGACCTGGCGGCGGAGATTTACGAGTGCCAGCTCGCGGCTCTGGGGGATGTGGCGAGCCGCCGACAGGAGCTGACGGTGAGGCGGGCGGACGCGCTCGCATACGGGGGGAAATTCGCGGAGGCTTTCGTTGCGTATCGGCAAGCCGCGGAGATGGAGCGACTGAGACCCGCGCACCTGAGCAACCTCGTCGACTATCTGACCTCCATCACCAAGCTGGACAACGCGGGTGACCGGAGAGAGGGCGCGGAGGCCGGGGCAGCGGCGACGGCATGCCCCTGCTCGGGAGCCACAGGTTGCGGGGGCCAAGACTTCTCCTGCCGCATATGTCTGAGCTCGCTGTTCGAGCCCGTCACGTTGTCGTGCGGACACTGCTTCTGTAAAAAGTGTCTGGAGAAGGACAAGAAAGAGACGGAGGTCGTATGCAAGGAGTGCGGGCTCAGCTCCGGGGTGGCCGTCCACGGCTACAGGGTCAACGTGGTCCTCAGCAACCTGCTAGCCAAATGGTTCCCGAGGGTGTACCGGGCCGGCCGGCTGAGACGGGAGGGCAACGGCCTTTACTCTGAAAAGAAGGTGCAAGAGGCTCTGGAGAAATACAACCAAGCCATCTCCATAT CACCCACGGACCACATACTGTTCAGTAACCGCTCCCAGATCCACTCCAGTCTCAAGCACTATGAAAAAGCTCTGAGAGATGCTGAGATGGCCTGCAGACTTATGCCTCTGTGGTCCAAG GGTCATGTTCGTAAGGCACAGGCTCTGGTGTCACTGGGCAGGTCTGAAGAAGCATTGAGAGAATACCTGCTATGTCTTTCTATAGAGCCTGACTGTCGACTGGCCAGGAATGAAGCAAATAAG CTTCTCAGTGACCTCTTCGCTCCTGTGACGTATCAGGTGCCTGAACACATCTCTGACTTTCCCAACATCGTGTCCTCTAGAGGACGCATGAAGAGTAGTGTCAGTGCACCTTCTCAG CTCTTTGGCCCTGGCCCCCTGCCATTGGAGTTGAGTGTGACTCCAACCGCTCCTGGGGCAGGGAGGTTGGATTGCAGTGAGGTCAAAGTTCAGGACGACAGTAAGATGGACCACTGTCTTCTACACGCACGGAAGCGAAGGATCACAAAGGAGTGTGAAGAGGAGCAGGGAGCAAAGGGGAACAGTGTTGCACACAAAAGATTGAAGTCTG AGTCAGCAGTGGCGAACAATCTGTTAACTTCTGCAGTTGGTGACATTTTGGCTCCAACAGATCTGGAATGTTCTCTTTGCATGAG ATTGCTCTATGAGCCGGTGACGACACCGTGCGGTCACACCTTCTGTCTTCAGTGTCTCAAGAGATGTCTGGACCACAACCCAAAGTGTCCACTCTGCAAAGAAGAGCTGTCAGAG TACCTAGTCCAAAGACAATACTGCAAGACTGCATTAATGGAAAACCTCATAGCGAGGTATCTTCCGTGTGAGCTCATGGAAAGACAGAAACTCCACGACGAGGAGATGGCTGAGCTTTCCAA CCTCAACAAGAACGTGCCGATATTTGTGTGCACCATGGCCTTCCCCACTGTGCCCTGTCCTCTGCATATCTTTGAGCCCTGCTACCGACTGATGATTCGCCGATGCATGGAGACGGGAACCAACTGCTTCGGCATGTGTCTCGGGGATGACCTCAAAGG GTTTGCAGACTACGGCTGCCTGCTGGAGATTCGTGACGTTACGTTCTTCTCTGACGGGCGCTCAGTTGTGGACACCATCGGCAGGCGGAGATTTAAAGTCATCCAACACAGCGAGAGAGATGGATACAACACAGCCGACATCGAGTACCTGGAGGATGTCAAG GTGGAGGGCTTGGCAGTGGGGGAGCTGCAGTCTTTACATGACACAGTGTACGACCAGGCGCTGGTCTGGGTCAACTCCCTGAAAACGGAGCAGAAGGAACGTATTGAGGGGCACTTTGGACCCATACCTGAGAAAGACTCTGAACTTCAG GCCAGTCCAAATGGTCCATCCTGGTGTTGGTGGCTACTTGCTGTTCTTCCGTTAGAGGGCCGAGCCCAGCTGCCTTTCCTGGCCATCACATCTCTGAAGGACCGCCTGAGCGGCATCCGCAAAGTTCTGCTCTTCATGGCCTGCAGCAGACATCGGGGACATGCTGTGGGCCAGAGGTCATAG
- the LOC133485276 gene encoding ciliary rootlet coiled-coil protein 2-like yields MTRDEVERVWRERLHRCQRQLKAKEDEMGRQSQYFDNFKHQFHHKLSLARNREESLQKRIYTLEKQLLDMTVSAATDVAVLSAVRIAPRIKTHWEEHGRLPGAREEGEGEEEKIEGKRRKWLPNNGGEKDGRQEGDKGPTENKRSTEDDNQNSNEVRLQGLIVTLQEDLRVLLEREESGVTEHSRLIEQLQEAQENSLFLCCKVEEMKVELQQLNLSESALAKDVEELRVENSRLQHDLKDLTKKTSSQSSAISVDVCAVASNADTSVHHAEGSSEKVFHKQDAIAAVCQQAAAGSSNSATQAPIFTAKHGALHLSKNDSPSIFPRLSLQTLSLASETIEEWGSAGSFNVEDTYSKEREALREAYRSSGLGEDLECLGEQCEHLEAALQHSKHQLQVMAQENAQLKVQLGNQGAEKQESFFHMFSATSTSHGADACQLPPAQDDVTTHDGLLQALNQEKRALAFRIEELMAHIELNEEEMKSERSQLRKNILCMEEDKAKLEQEKQDQGCLITELTRKTEDDHTTIMELQQRLDERVDCNEQKNMACGSLLQTEKATRISGRCQGNSPDKYLDSLIESVVTEEGGVHLVSSQPPENNRTYLKPLCNSPRHRLVKSHSDQVEQVTNSIQNLKAEQEQLYSCVLPLRKEEREVSLSVQTQTEEKQHLTRIIWALKEEKDGISRSLDGLKQEREQIIRVVSGLKDVQVRLSKSVSGLKEKKEKFTECFPALEREKQKLLESLSSGKEEVKQIAQTVQHLEREKDQLSQTVLSLKLTDSLQESTDKKQPCRHLQGDCERLLKAINSLRDEKGRIERSIKHLKEEEAQIIALLQSQREQMCDQHNDPHSQTQESASNGWMSENRKTKDKNKNTKTTILIANSKQELSDLGREIEVARRELNKSQEEPDKTYAGTAELHVQLSQSEAGRQNAERKATQAALQKTRRQTDMDVVPLKAKLSCLVLKCQERNSLLAQMTQVLRGHIDVDSTLTQRADELLRDAALLEYTAAFTPGSFAKSQDCSLTSGSGHTRNDSYKESREGREQMTTKHPFFEESTTNDPECNCDVTCSPTVRRKQNANSPVQIVQEDKQVPPSSEPVKEVPSAEQTVLPPLATEPLQRFLDTRPESCPGPSNVCELSRSNLSPVPAISVGRVGGSSRLNSPEIITNLQEHLQQTLLRSCKAVVGRGRGEQSRRMSFSAPASPSLSSQKKLQGLGVIAPPSGPLCSLSTTPKHSTPVTTTSVIRNQPITLFNAVTARSAKMSFAPHLMANRHFKPTMSTTSSATNSLINTAASSKTNSTSSSDSNVLTSLKLKRLISPDMAGAEHSASAPLMTSKTTDSNVFMCSDTNLKSTASYTTALSKATAHKADVFSTMMKPNGAAPYACDDLEFTMPKSHSAQRSAEGSSNQAQIAPEKMRPSRPKPDAPAEVHTVEVVKQVGKSSLLIGWERPPLDELGCSHGTFVYGYRVFLGGAFYKSVMSSACTKCVLENVNLTYPVEIGVQTLGSNGLSSNRVTTVYMPQVGEGLL; encoded by the exons ATG ACTCGTGACGAAGTGGAACGTGTCTGGCGAGAGCGACTGCACCGCTGTCAGAGGCAGCTGAAAGCCAAAGAGGATGAGATGGGTCGCCAGTCCCAATACTTTGACAACTTTAAACATCAATTCCACCACAAGCTCAGCCTGGCGAGGAACAGAGAGGAGAGCCTGCAGAAGCGCATCTACACTTTAGAAAAGCAGCTACTggacatgactgtgagtgcggcgACTGATGTCGCAGTATTGAGTGCAGTCCGAATTGCGCCCAGGATCAAAACACACTGGGAGGAGCATGGGAGGCTGCCTGGTGCTAGAGAAGAGGGTGAAGGTGAAGAAGAGAAAATTGAAGGCAAGAGGAGGAAATGGCTGCCAAATAATGGAGGAGAGAAAGACGGAAGGCAGGAGGGGGACAAAGGACCAACTGAAAACAAAAGGAGCACAGAAGACGACAACCaaaattcaaatgaagtcaGGTTACAAGGTTTAATCGTGACCCTGCAGGAGGATCTCAGGGTGCTGCTGGAAAGAGAGGAAAGTGGGGTGACAGAACATAGTCGGCTGATAGAGCAGCTCCAAGAGGCCCAGGAGAACAGCCTTTTCCTGTGCTGCAAGGTGGAGGAAATGAAGGTGGAGCTACAACAGCTGAATTTGTCTGAGAGTGCCCTGGCTAAGGATGTAGAAGAGCTAAGAGTGGAAAACAGTAGACTCCAACATGACCTGAAAGATTTGACTAAAAAAACTTCCAGTCAGTCATCTGCAATCTCAGTGGATGTTTGCGCTGTTGCCTCTAACGCTGATACAAGTGTACATCATGCAGAAGGAAGCTCTGAAaag GTATTTCATAAGCAAGATGCAATTGCAGCTGTATGCCAGCAGGCTGCAGCAGGGAGCTCCAATAGTGCCACCCAAGCTCCCATCTTTACTGCCAAACATGGAGCTCTGCATTTATCTAAAAATGACTCTCCAAGCATTTTTCCTCGTCTCAGTCTCCAAACCCTCTCCTTGGCCTCAGAGACAATAGAAGAGTGGGGCTCTGCGGGGAGCTTCAATGTGGAGGACACATACAGCAAAGAACGTGAAGCCCTGAGGGAAGCTTACAGGAGCTCGGGTTTGGGTGAGGACCTTGAGTGTCTCGGAGAGCAATGTGAACACCTGGAGGCTGCCCTTCAGCACTCAAAGCATCAGCTGCAGGTGATGGCTCAGGAGAATGCCCAGCTAAAAGTACAACTCGGGAACCAAGGAGCAGAGAAGCAAGAGTCTTTTTTTCATATG TTTAGCGCAACATCAACCAGTCATGGAGCTGATGCTTGCCAATTACCTCCTGCCCAAGATGACGTCACCACCCACGATGGCCTACTCCAGGCCCTAAATCAGGAGAAGCGAGCTTTGGCTTTCCGCATTGAGGAGCTGATGGCTCACATTGAGCTCAATGAGGAAGAAATGAAGAGCGAACGATCTCAGCTGAGGAAGAATATTTTGTGTATGGAGGAAGACAAAGCCAAGCTGGAACAGGAGAAGCAAGATCAAGGTTGTCTTATCACAGAACTCACTAGAAAGACTGAAGATGATCATACTACAATCATGGAGCTGCAGCAAAGGTTAGATGAGCGTGTAGATTGTAATGAACAAAAGAACATGGCGTGTGGATCTCTGCTTCAAACCGAGAAAGCAACTCGAATATCAGGAAGGTGTCAAGGGAACAGCCCAGATAAATATTTGGATAGTTTAATAGAGAGTGTAGTAACAGAGGAAGGAGGAGTACACCTGGTATCAAGTCAACCACCAGAAAACAATCGTACATATTTAAAGCCTCTTTGCAATTCCCCAAGACATCGCCTTGTGAAGTCACATAGTGATCAAGTGGAGCAGGTCACCAACTCCATTCAGAACCTGAAAGCTGAGCAAGAGCAGTTGTATAGCTGTGTACTGCCCCTCAGAAAGGAAGAAAGGGAAGTCTCTCTGTCGGTCCAAACTCAGACTGAGGAGAAACAGCACTTAACTCGGATAATTTGGGCACTCAAAGAGGAGAAGGACGGGATCTCTCGATCTCTGGATGGTCTTAAGCAGGAGAGGGAGCAAATAATCAGGGTGGTCAGTGGACTGAAAGATGTACAAGTTCGTCTTTCAAAGTCTGTGAGTGgtctgaaagaaaagaaagagaagTTCACCGAGTGTTTTCCAGCCCTTGAAAGAGAAAAACAGAAACTGTTAGAGTCACTCTCAAGTGGAAAAGAGGAGGTCAAACAAATTGCACAGACAGTGCAACATTTGGAGAGAGAGAAGGACCAGTTAAGTCAGACAGTGTTGAGTTTGAAACTAACAGATTCTCTCCAAGAGTCAACAGATAAGAAGCAACCATGCCGTCATTTACAAGGAGACTGTGAGCGCCTGCTAAAGGCCATCAACAGTTTGAGGGATGAAAAAGGAAGAATAGAACGTTCAATCAAACATTTGAAAGAAGAGGAAGCACAGATAATAGCATTGCTTCAGTCTCAAAGAGAACAAATGTGTGACCAACATAATGATCCTCACAGTCAAACACAAGAGAGCGCATCTAATGGTTGgatgtcagaaaataggaagactaaagacaaaaacaagaacacTAAGACAACAATCTTAattgcaaactccaaacag GAACTGAGTGATCTGGGGAGGGAGATTGAAGTTGCGAGAAGAGAACTGAACAAGTCACAAGAAGAACCGGACAAAACATATGCAGGG ACCGCAGAGCTACACGTGCAGCTGAGTCAGTCAGAAGCCGGGAGGCAAAATGCAGAAAGAAAAGCAACCCAAGCAGCACTCCAGAAAACGAGGAGGCAGACTGATATGGATGTAGTTCCtttaaag GCCAAGCTTTCCTGCCTGGTGCTGAAGTGTCAAGAGAGAAACAGCTTATTGGCACAGATGACACAAGTCTTGCGCGGGCACATAGATGTAGATTCTACACTGACACAGCGGGCTGATGAGCTGCTCAGAGACGCGGCGCTGCTCGAGTACACTGCTGCATTCACACCGGGAAGCTTTGCAAAGAGTCAGGACTGCAGCCTCACGTCGGGAAGTGGACACACGCGGAATGATTCCTACAAAGAATCTAGAGAAGGCAGAGAACAAATGACAACTAAACACCCTTTTTTTGAAGAGTCAACAACAAATGACCCTGAATGCAATTGTGATGTCACATGTTCGCCAACTGTAAGAAGGAAGCAAAATGCCAACTCACCTGTGCAAATTGTGCAAGAGGACAAACAGGTGCCACCATCATCAGAACCTGTGAAAGAAGTTCCCAGTGCCGAACAAACCGTT CTGCCTCCCCTTGCCACTGAACCCCTCCAAAGATTTCTAGATACAAGACCCGAGTCCTGCCCGGGTCCATCCAATGTGTGCGAATTAAGCAGGTCCAACCTGAGTCCTGTGCCTGCAATCTCGGTTGGTCGTGTCGGTGGTAGCAGCAGGCTGAACAGTCCTGAGATCATCACCAACCTTCAGGAGCACTTACAGCAGACTCTGCTGAGGAGCTGTAAG GCTGTGGTcggcagaggaagaggagagcagTCCAGAAGAATGTCATTCTCAGCCCCTGCATCCCCGAGCCTGTCTTCTCAGAAAAAGCTTCAAGGTCTCGGTGTCATTGCTCCACCTAGTGGCCCTCTCTGCTCTCTCTCAACCACTCCCAAGCACTCCACACCAGTGACAACCACATCTGTTATTAGAAATCAGCCAATAACACTTTTTAATGCAGTCACAGCGAGAAGCGCTAAGATGTCATTCGCACCTCATTTGATGGCAAACCGTCATTTTAAACCGACCATGTCCACCACAAGCTCTGCTACTAACTCACTGATTAACACTGCTGCCTCAAGCAAAACCAACTCGACCTCAAGCAGTGACTCCAATGTACTAACCTCCCTAAAATTGAAAAGACTCATTTCTCCTGACATGGCTGGTGCAGAACATTCCGCTTCCGCTCCTTTAATGACCTCTAAAACTACTGACTCCAATGTCTTCATGTGTTCTGACACAAATCTAAAAAGCACTGCCTCATACACAACTGCTCTGAGTAAAGCGACTGCCCACAAAGCTGATGTCTTCAGCACGATGATGAAACCTAATGGTGCTGCTCCTTATGCATGCGACGACCTAGAATTCACTATGCCCAAGTCACATTCTGCTCAGCGCTCTGCTGAGGGATCATCAAATCAGGCCCAGATTGCTCCAGAGAAAATGAGACCTTCAAGGCCCAAGCCAG ATGCTCCAGCAGAGGTGCACACTGTGGAGGTCGTCAAACAAGTGGGTAAGAGCAGCCTCCTGATTGGCTGGGAGAGGCCTCCTCTGGACGAGTTGGGTTGCAGTCATGGTACCTTTGTGTATGGCTACAGG GTGTTTTTGGGTGGGGCATTCTACAAGTCTGTGATGAGCTCAGCATGCACCAAG TGTGTCCTGGAAAACGTGAACCTGACTTACCCAGTTGAGATTGGCGTCCAAACACTGGGCTCCAATGGGCTGAGTTCAAACAGGGTCACCACTGTGTACATGCCTCAAGTTGGGGAAGGTCTCCTCTGA